A part of Halobaculum sp. MBLA0143 genomic DNA contains:
- a CDS encoding zinc ribbon domain-containing protein, whose amino-acid sequence MSETPRYCSACGERLSSGDNYCPACGDPVTATDSERARTGASGGGRRDPGAATTDDRHWLSQRVADLRARGWKVTYDDGDRVELVDRGVGSIPVHLVLFFVSSGLANLLYAWYSYTWGAPKRIVTADGNEEVDDDSSLGTALAVVAGVVLLGINGLLFAISLLVGVPQIAVSVLLFTVMAVAGTVAFRSDIDTESPSTFGRERRVETESVETPPESCAACDDRVVRGERREFSDKFYLAGVPVRTHEEGSNTYCADCVADNRGPDDASDLERELRQLRTDSRGRERPERN is encoded by the coding sequence ATGTCGGAGACGCCACGCTACTGTTCCGCCTGCGGGGAACGCCTCTCTTCCGGGGACAACTACTGTCCCGCCTGTGGCGACCCCGTGACGGCGACCGACAGCGAGCGCGCGCGGACGGGCGCCAGCGGCGGCGGCCGACGCGACCCCGGCGCCGCGACGACGGACGACCGTCACTGGCTCAGCCAGCGTGTGGCGGACCTCCGCGCCCGCGGCTGGAAGGTGACGTACGACGACGGCGACCGGGTGGAGCTGGTCGACCGGGGTGTCGGGTCGATCCCGGTCCACCTCGTGTTGTTCTTCGTCTCGAGCGGGCTCGCCAACCTCCTGTACGCCTGGTACTCCTACACCTGGGGGGCGCCGAAACGGATCGTCACCGCCGACGGCAACGAGGAGGTGGACGACGACAGCAGCCTCGGCACCGCCCTGGCGGTCGTCGCAGGGGTGGTTCTGTTGGGGATCAACGGGCTGTTGTTCGCAATCTCGTTGCTGGTGGGTGTCCCGCAGATCGCCGTCTCGGTACTCCTGTTCACCGTGATGGCCGTCGCTGGCACCGTGGCGTTCCGGAGCGACATCGACACGGAGTCGCCGTCCACGTTCGGCCGCGAGCGGCGCGTCGAGACGGAGTCGGTCGAGACCCCGCCGGAGTCGTGTGCTGCCTGTGACGACCGAGTCGTCCGAGGAGAGCGTCGGGAGTTCTCGGACAAGTTCTACCTCGCGGGCGTCCCCGTCCGGACGCACGAGGAGGGGTCGAACACCTACTGTGCCGACTGTGTCGCCGACAACCGTGGGCCGGACGACGCCTCCGATCTGGAACGAGAGCTCAGACAGCTCCGCACGGACAGTCGAGGACGCGAACGCCCGGAGCGGAACTGA
- the engB gene encoding GTP-binding protein EngB has translation MPFDTRPDRDAEVVLVGRSNVGKSTLMRELTGHDVATGGKPGVTREPNHFDWTGPDFLYTDLPGFGFMSGVSESVREQIKTDVVRYVEDNADDIVAGVLVVDGKAAVDIIDRHSGPDEVPHDVELFGFLRDVDVPAVVAVNKMDKVDDRDERLDELCERLGLYPPWQQWDETIAPISAKRGSIDPLRDALRAHVEATGREQLLQYVV, from the coding sequence ATGCCGTTCGACACGCGACCGGACCGCGACGCCGAGGTGGTGCTCGTCGGCCGGTCGAACGTCGGGAAGTCGACGCTGATGCGGGAGCTGACCGGCCACGACGTGGCGACCGGGGGGAAACCCGGGGTGACGCGGGAGCCGAACCACTTCGACTGGACCGGCCCGGATTTCCTCTACACGGACCTCCCCGGCTTCGGGTTCATGTCCGGGGTGTCGGAGTCCGTCCGCGAGCAGATCAAGACGGACGTGGTGCGGTACGTAGAGGACAACGCCGACGACATCGTCGCGGGCGTGCTCGTCGTCGACGGGAAGGCCGCCGTCGACATCATCGACCGCCACTCCGGCCCCGACGAGGTGCCACACGACGTGGAACTGTTCGGCTTCCTCCGAGACGTGGACGTGCCCGCGGTGGTCGCCGTCAACAAGATGGACAAGGTGGACGACCGCGACGAGCGACTGGACGAACTGTGTGAACGACTGGGGCTGTACCCGCCCTGGCAGCAGTGGGACGAGACGATCGCCCCGATTTCGGCGAAACGCGGCTCCATCGACCCGCTGCGGGACGCGCTCCGGGCACACGTCGAAGCGACCGGCCGCGAGCAACTGCTCCAGTACGTCGTGTAG